A stretch of Spirochaetaceae bacterium DNA encodes these proteins:
- a CDS encoding phytanoyl-CoA dioxygenase family protein gives MGQSTFTVDGAAPFVFDDNWDNFGNLRPEARRLSATNADGVPVVALTEEQKFTFDTQGWLCIPGVLDEAELEEMRAFCYRLKDRPESLPEHQRTPVAGPLEKLLDHPVVVGFCNEFLAYHRLDGEDHYGFRFETSFLFYRGVGQGTFSPHNGNGVWRLPGNSHEYRAIPGKAYSGLTRCVWELNAVQERDGGTLFVSGSHKAAYTLPPSIYDQDSPLWSTYSCPAGSVILFSEATTHSARPWTNAEVPRLAIFNQYNGIGSRFHWWQPPPELLDAMPRKRRSLFRHAYGEAANTGLGTRNLFDRALG, from the coding sequence ATGGGACAGTCCACCTTCACGGTCGACGGCGCGGCACCGTTCGTGTTCGACGACAACTGGGACAACTTCGGCAACCTGCGCCCGGAGGCGCGCCGGTTGAGCGCCACCAACGCCGACGGCGTGCCCGTCGTTGCCCTCACCGAGGAGCAGAAGTTCACCTTCGACACCCAGGGCTGGTTGTGCATCCCCGGTGTGCTCGACGAGGCGGAGTTGGAGGAGATGCGCGCCTTCTGCTATCGGCTCAAGGATCGGCCCGAGTCGCTGCCGGAACACCAGCGCACGCCGGTCGCCGGGCCGCTCGAGAAGCTGCTCGATCACCCGGTGGTGGTCGGATTCTGCAACGAGTTCCTGGCCTACCATCGCCTCGACGGGGAGGACCACTACGGGTTCCGCTTCGAGACCAGCTTCCTGTTCTACCGCGGGGTGGGGCAGGGCACGTTCAGCCCGCACAACGGCAACGGCGTGTGGCGGCTGCCGGGTAACTCGCACGAGTACCGCGCCATTCCGGGCAAGGCGTACTCGGGGCTGACGCGCTGCGTCTGGGAACTCAATGCGGTGCAGGAGCGGGACGGCGGTACGCTGTTCGTGTCCGGCAGTCACAAGGCGGCGTACACGCTGCCGCCGTCGATCTACGACCAGGACTCGCCGCTGTGGAGCACCTACTCCTGTCCGGCCGGCTCGGTGATCTTGTTCAGCGAGGCGACCACTCACAGCGCCCGTCCGTGGACCAACGCGGAGGTGCCGCGCCTGGCGATCTTCAACCAGTACAACGGCATCGGCAGCCGCTTTCACTGGTGGCAGCCGCCGCCCGAGCTGCTCGACGCCATGCCTCGGAAGCGCCGGTCCCTGTTCCGCCACGCCTACGGCGAAGCGGCCAACACGGGCCTGGGCACGCGCAACCTGTTCGATCGGGCTCTGGGCTGA
- a CDS encoding ABC transporter ATP-binding protein: MPSITVRDLTIRYDQVLAVNNLALHVEEGEFMVLLGASGSGKTSTLRAIAGLERPVDGEITFGDHCMFSAALAVDVPPARRGVGMVFQNYALYPHMTAMQNVAFPLKTQRLPSERIALAVEQALALVDLTGLEERYPRQLSGGQQQRVALARMLVGRPEVLLFDEPLSNVDAKLRVALRTDLKRLQRRIGATSLYVTHDVSEAFAMADRIAVMFDGVVHQIGRADDLYHRPETLQVAEMTGLPQSNLVPARVTRADGGVLLAAAAAPDRPFRLPDLSGAFNGQRVVLNARVEDLEMVPAGRQGDAGPLFEVFAVLPQGAATLVHLRFAGRREELVARVAGAVSPWRPGQRVHLRVRRGNLYDAATERLIDTFDGAALAA, translated from the coding sequence ATGCCGAGCATAACGGTTCGCGACCTGACCATTCGCTACGACCAGGTGCTGGCGGTGAACAACCTGGCCCTGCACGTGGAAGAGGGGGAATTCATGGTGCTGCTCGGCGCTTCGGGCAGCGGCAAGACCTCCACGTTGCGCGCCATCGCCGGGCTGGAACGGCCTGTGGACGGCGAAATTACGTTCGGCGACCACTGCATGTTCTCGGCGGCGCTGGCGGTGGACGTGCCGCCGGCGCGCCGGGGGGTGGGGATGGTGTTCCAGAACTACGCGCTGTACCCGCACATGACCGCCATGCAGAACGTGGCGTTTCCGCTCAAGACGCAGCGCCTGCCCAGTGAGCGGATTGCCTTGGCGGTGGAGCAGGCGCTGGCGCTGGTCGACCTGACCGGCCTGGAGGAACGCTACCCGCGCCAGCTCTCCGGTGGCCAGCAGCAGCGGGTGGCGCTGGCGCGCATGCTGGTCGGCCGGCCCGAAGTGCTGCTGTTCGACGAGCCGCTGTCCAACGTCGACGCCAAGCTGCGCGTGGCGCTGCGCACCGACCTGAAGCGGCTGCAGCGCCGCATCGGCGCCACCTCCCTGTACGTGACCCACGACGTGTCCGAGGCGTTCGCCATGGCCGACCGCATTGCGGTCATGTTCGACGGGGTGGTCCACCAGATTGGGCGTGCCGACGACCTCTATCACCGTCCCGAGACGCTGCAGGTGGCAGAGATGACCGGCCTGCCGCAATCCAACCTGGTGCCCGCCAGGGTCACGCGCGCGGACGGCGGCGTGCTGCTGGCCGCGGCGGCGGCACCGGACCGCCCGTTCCGGCTGCCCGACCTGAGCGGTGCGTTCAACGGCCAGCGGGTGGTGCTGAACGCGCGCGTCGAGGACCTGGAGATGGTGCCGGCCGGGCGGCAGGGGGACGCGGGCCCCCTGTTCGAGGTATTCGCCGTACTGCCGCAGGGCGCGGCGACCCTGGTTCACCTGCGCTTCGCGGGCCGCCGCGAGGAGCTGGTGGCGCGCGTTGCGGGGGCGGTGTCGCCGTGGCGGCCCGGGCAGCGCGTGCACCTTCGCGTCCGCCGCGGTAACCTGTACGACGCCGCGACCGAGCGGTTGATCGACACGTTCGACGGCGCGGCGCTCGCCGCGTAG
- a CDS encoding DinB family protein — translation MSDVAVREQLVKVLQGRGAHVPFERAVENVPEDLRGVVPEGAETSLWQQLEHLRIAQRDILEFSRDPAHVSPEWPDGYWPATAGPPGGAWQNSIDRFLADRAEMVELVSDPEADLYTPFAHGTGQTLLREALVVADHNSYHVGQIVLLRRLLGCW, via the coding sequence ATGAGCGACGTGGCGGTACGGGAGCAATTGGTCAAGGTCTTACAGGGACGCGGGGCGCACGTGCCGTTCGAGCGGGCGGTGGAGAACGTTCCCGAGGATCTGCGCGGGGTCGTGCCGGAGGGGGCGGAGACGTCGCTGTGGCAGCAACTGGAGCACCTGCGCATCGCGCAGCGGGACATCCTGGAATTCAGCCGCGATCCGGCGCACGTGTCGCCGGAGTGGCCGGACGGCTACTGGCCGGCCACGGCCGGCCCGCCCGGCGGCGCCTGGCAGAACAGCATCGACCGGTTCCTGGCCGACCGCGCGGAGATGGTGGAGCTGGTGTCCGATCCGGAGGCCGACCTGTACACGCCGTTTGCCCACGGCACCGGGCAGACGCTGCTGCGCGAGGCGCTGGTGGTGGCGGATCACAACTCCTACCACGTGGGCCAGATCGTGCTGTTGCGCCGGCTGCTGGGCTGCTGGTGA
- a CDS encoding phytanoyl-CoA dioxygenase family protein, with amino-acid sequence MTEAVSLNQRAASGAWLDYRLTPAEGETFGRDGYMILDAVLPEAVTDGLEEAFDKVWAGERGARGVTELDKINMFDFLGKDDRFLDLVDWPASFPKVVDILGWNIQIYHTHMMVSPGAGQGAPPGTRGWHQDSDRLNAELESHPRPRVSLKVAFFLTDCSVKGRGNFGAVPGSHLKDALVDRDHRDVDPPGATEVLVPRGGIVLFDRRIWHTGTENYADFPRKVLFYGYSYRWLRPRDDMTVEHYLERSDPIRRQLLGTSPSGGHGYTSPKPGDVPLRDWLEVNPADPAAASAAGAPAA; translated from the coding sequence ATGACTGAAGCAGTTTCGCTCAACCAACGAGCCGCGAGCGGCGCTTGGCTCGACTATCGCCTGACCCCTGCCGAGGGCGAGACGTTCGGACGCGACGGCTACATGATTCTGGACGCAGTGCTGCCGGAAGCGGTGACCGACGGACTGGAGGAGGCGTTCGACAAGGTATGGGCCGGCGAGCGCGGCGCGCGCGGGGTTACCGAACTGGACAAAATCAACATGTTCGACTTCCTCGGCAAGGACGACCGGTTCCTGGACCTGGTCGACTGGCCGGCCAGCTTTCCGAAGGTGGTGGATATTCTGGGTTGGAATATCCAGATCTACCACACCCACATGATGGTGAGTCCGGGGGCGGGGCAGGGAGCGCCGCCGGGTACCCGCGGTTGGCACCAGGACAGCGACCGGCTCAACGCGGAGCTGGAATCGCACCCGAGGCCGCGGGTGTCGCTGAAGGTCGCGTTCTTCCTGACCGATTGCAGCGTGAAGGGGCGCGGCAATTTCGGCGCCGTGCCGGGCAGCCACCTCAAGGATGCGCTGGTGGACCGCGACCATCGCGACGTCGATCCTCCAGGCGCCACCGAGGTGCTGGTGCCGCGCGGCGGCATCGTGCTGTTCGACCGGCGCATCTGGCACACCGGCACCGAGAACTACGCCGACTTTCCGCGCAAGGTGCTGTTCTACGGGTACAGCTACCGCTGGCTGCGTCCGCGCGACGACATGACCGTGGAGCACTACCTGGAGCGCAGTGACCCGATCCGGCGGCAGTTGCTCGGCACCAGCCCGAGCGGCGGCCACGGCTACACTTCTCCGAAGCCGGGCGACGTGCCGCTGCGCGACTGGCTGGAAGTGAATCCCGCGGATCCCGCCGCCGCCAGCGCCGCCGGCGCACCGGCGGCGTAG
- a CDS encoding ChpI protein, with amino-acid sequence MKTAVSLPEHLFRKADEVAGELGIPRSRLFAIALEQFLVNHRQQAVTERLNAVYGDLPARQSQDDMAAGLESLRNLTRDDSW; translated from the coding sequence ATGAAGACGGCTGTATCGCTGCCGGAACACCTGTTTAGAAAGGCAGATGAGGTAGCCGGTGAATTGGGGATTCCGCGTAGCCGGCTGTTCGCCATCGCGCTCGAGCAGTTCCTCGTCAACCACCGCCAGCAGGCAGTGACCGAACGCCTCAACGCCGTGTATGGCGATCTACCCGCCCGGCAGTCGCAGGACGACATGGCCGCGGGGCTTGAGAGCCTGCGGAACCTGACTCGCGATGACTCGTGGTGA
- a CDS encoding PIG-L family deacetylase, whose translation MSDTQRTPMTILACFPHADDEMSVLGTILNHLARGDRVVLAWATRGEMTSLFGDKPMDEIVVERKRHTDEVARIIGCEIRQLAFPDAHIGRSHEEGLELARLVADVRPDAIVTWNFLRGHPDHRNLGQLMQDAVTYARLPRMVAPLPAHRPQQLAFFTYFDDASPFPPFYVDITPHMDKIQEVMELYATVYNWENAADNLRKRRAAVGRECGVEYAEKFNVMVGPRSAATYLLS comes from the coding sequence GTGTCCGATACGCAACGCACCCCAATGACGATTCTTGCCTGCTTTCCCCACGCCGACGACGAGATGAGCGTGCTCGGTACCATCCTCAACCACCTGGCGCGCGGCGACCGGGTGGTGCTCGCCTGGGCCACGCGCGGCGAAATGACCTCGCTGTTCGGCGACAAGCCGATGGACGAGATCGTCGTCGAGCGCAAGCGCCACACCGACGAGGTGGCGCGCATCATCGGCTGCGAGATCCGCCAGCTCGCGTTCCCGGACGCCCACATCGGGCGCTCCCACGAGGAGGGACTGGAGCTGGCCCGGCTGGTGGCCGACGTGCGGCCCGACGCCATCGTGACCTGGAACTTCCTGCGCGGCCACCCCGACCACCGCAACCTGGGCCAGCTCATGCAGGATGCGGTGACCTACGCCCGGCTGCCGCGCATGGTGGCCCCGCTGCCGGCGCACCGCCCCCAGCAGTTGGCCTTTTTCACCTACTTCGACGACGCCAGCCCGTTTCCCCCGTTCTACGTCGACATCACCCCGCACATGGACAAGATCCAGGAGGTGATGGAGCTATACGCCACGGTCTACAACTGGGAGAACGCCGCGGACAACCTGCGCAAGCGGCGCGCCGCGGTGGGCCGGGAGTGCGGCGTCGAGTACGCCGAGAAGTTCAACGTGATGGTGGGCCCGCGCTCCGCCGCTACCTACTTGCTGTCCTGA
- a CDS encoding aminotransferase class IV — MPTGTHNALPDPRNETVLIHVNGELVPRSEAKVSVFDSGFLVGDGVWEGIRLHRGVLVHLDEHLDRLFQGARAIGLDIGRSRAELTAALRATVDANRMTGGVHVRLMVTRGIKRTPAQDPRLTVGAPTVVIIAEHKRADPRTSAAGIRLFTSTVRRGSPDYLDPRLNCHSKLHEVIALVQALEAGCDEALMLDIHGFVSTCNSTNFFMVKAGAVWTSTGQYCMNGITRGKVLAICRAAGIPALEKNFSLTDVYDADEAFVTGTFGGLTPVVQVDGRRIGDQSGPGAMTGRLRDLYLADIEASVAGRSGHQDSK, encoded by the coding sequence ATGCCGACCGGAACGCACAACGCACTTCCCGATCCGCGCAACGAGACGGTGCTGATCCACGTCAACGGCGAGCTGGTGCCGCGCTCCGAAGCGAAGGTTTCGGTGTTCGACTCGGGGTTCCTGGTCGGGGATGGCGTGTGGGAGGGGATCCGCCTGCACCGTGGCGTCCTCGTGCACCTCGACGAGCATCTCGACCGGCTGTTCCAGGGCGCCCGGGCGATCGGCCTCGACATCGGACGGAGCCGCGCCGAGCTGACGGCGGCGCTGCGGGCGACGGTCGACGCCAACCGAATGACCGGCGGCGTGCACGTGCGCCTGATGGTCACCCGCGGGATCAAGCGCACGCCTGCCCAGGATCCGCGTCTCACCGTGGGCGCGCCCACGGTGGTGATCATCGCGGAGCACAAGCGCGCCGACCCGCGGACCAGCGCGGCGGGCATCCGGTTGTTCACCTCCACCGTGCGCCGCGGTTCCCCCGACTACCTGGATCCGCGCCTGAACTGCCACAGCAAGCTGCACGAGGTGATCGCGCTCGTCCAGGCGCTCGAAGCGGGCTGCGACGAGGCGCTGATGCTCGACATCCACGGCTTCGTGAGCACCTGCAACTCCACCAACTTCTTCATGGTCAAGGCGGGGGCCGTGTGGACCTCCACCGGCCAGTACTGCATGAACGGCATCACGCGCGGCAAGGTGCTGGCAATCTGCCGTGCCGCGGGTATTCCGGCGCTGGAGAAGAACTTCTCGCTTACCGACGTGTACGACGCCGACGAGGCATTCGTCACGGGAACTTTCGGTGGGCTCACCCCCGTGGTGCAGGTCGACGGGCGCCGCATCGGCGACCAGTCCGGCCCCGGCGCCATGACCGGGCGCCTCAGGGATCTCTACCTGGCGGACATCGAGGCCAGCGTGGCAGGCCGCTCAGGACATCAGGACAGCAAGTAG
- a CDS encoding type II toxin-antitoxin system PemK/MazF family toxin, giving the protein MTRGEIWWADLGVPFGSEPGFRRPLLIVQADSFNRSGIGSVLCVPFTTNRRLADAPGNVHLDAAESLLPRDSVVVVSQLTCLDRARLVEQAGTLRPRHLAEVEAGLRLVLAL; this is encoded by the coding sequence ATGACTCGTGGTGAGATCTGGTGGGCGGATCTCGGCGTCCCTTTCGGCAGCGAACCGGGCTTTCGGCGTCCGCTCCTGATCGTTCAGGCAGACAGTTTCAATCGCAGTGGAATCGGGTCCGTGCTGTGCGTGCCGTTCACCACCAATCGGAGGCTGGCCGACGCGCCCGGCAACGTGCATCTGGACGCGGCCGAGTCGTTGTTGCCCAGAGACTCGGTGGTCGTCGTGTCCCAATTGACTTGCCTCGATCGCGCGCGACTGGTGGAACAGGCGGGAACACTGAGGCCAAGGCACCTCGCCGAAGTGGAGGCTGGGCTCCGGCTTGTGCTCGCGCTCTGA